From the genome of Aquila chrysaetos chrysaetos chromosome 12, bAquChr1.4, whole genome shotgun sequence, one region includes:
- the MADCAM1 gene encoding mucosal addressin cell adhesion molecule 1 isoform X2: protein MELAPLLLLFGLLWGCSGRPADKLVVTPREPVVQYGGSVQLNCSLACVGGTVQWKGLDTNLGSIASFPTHSILHVSSAVVAMAGTKICQGTCHGQYYQHAVNLKVYALPDTLQLETDPRTLEPGQPARLRCSAWQVYPLMGLVLTWYRGDQVLEQPDFDVTETDEELFDIVSTLLVAGEEVGEGMEFKCKVTLSIGQEILTRVASVAVSAGAVTEQPVAMATSTASPWAVVTMTWTPSTAGPGTTTALPPEPSVTTHDPTTALATIPWEPDAETILEPAAATEPLATEGPAPQDLVAGSPTACPATTTLPGSTTKSPPAEAQGTAVDGISWGSPSAEKGTGPSVGTVPACTLRIWSLPPNGTRGRALRIECHARCTGNATVRWLRTPVALSQYREEVVGSSSTLRLDHAEPWHQGHYQCVLLGHRSQVVSLQLTVLDESFNTGPAIAMGTAVSVLGLIVTGVMSHRLWKRFRSQYELP, encoded by the exons GGCGACCTGCTGACAAGCTGGTGGTGACGCCGCGGGAGCCGGTGGTGCAGTACGGGGGCTCAGTGCAGCTGAACTGCTCCCTGGCCTGCGTCGGGGGCACGGTGCAGTGGAAAGGACTGGACACCAACCTGGGGAGCATCgcctccttccccacccacaGCATCCTGCATGTCAGCAGTGCCGTGGTCGCCATGGCGGGCACCAAGATCTGCCAGGGCACATGCCATGGGCAGTACTACCAGCACGCTGTTAACCTGAAGGTCTACG CCCTCCCGGACACgctgcagctggagacagaCCCCCGCACCCTGGAGCCGGGGCAGCCCGCCAGACTGCGCTGCTCGGCCTGGCAGGTGTACCCGCTCATGGGGCTGGTCCTCACCTGGTACCGGGGGGACCAAGTGCTGGAGCAGCCAGACTTCGATGTCACGGAGACTGATGAGGAGCTGTTTGACATCGTGTCCACGCTGCtggtggctggggaggaggtgggagaagggatGGAGTTCAAGTGCAAGGTGACGCTGAGCATCGGGCAGGAGATCCTCACCCGGGTGGCATCTGTGGCCGTGAGCGCTGGGG CTGTGACGGAGCAGCCGGTGGCCATGGCCACCTCCACGGCGAGCCCCTGGGCAGTGGTGACTATGACATGGACACCCAGCACAGCCGGGCCCGGGACCACCACAGCGCTGCCCCCAGAGCCAAGTGTCACCACACATGATCCCACCACAGCCCTGGCCACCATACCGTGGGAGCCTGATGCTGAGACCATCCTGGAGCCGGCTGCTGCCACCGAACCCCTCGCCACAGAGGGCCCTGCTCCCCAGGACCTTGTCGCAGGCAGTCCCACGGCATGTCCAGCCACCACCACGCTTCCTGGCTCCACCACCAAGAGCCCCCCAGCTGAAGCGCAGGGGACGGCTGTGGACGGCATCAGCTGGGGGTCTCCCTCGGCGGAAAAGGGGACAGGGCCATCCGTGGGGACAGTGCCCGCCTGCACATTGCGGATCTGGTCGCTGCCTCCCAACGGGACGCGGGGCAGGGCTCTGCGCATCGAGTGCCACGCACGGTGCACAGGGAATGCCACCGTCCGCTGGCTGCGGACCCCCGTGGCCCTCTCGCAGTACCGGGAGGAGGTGGTGGGCAGCAGCTCCACACTGCGGCTGGACCACGCTGAGCCCTGGCACCAGGGCCACTACCAGTGTGTCCTGCTCGGCCACCGCTCCCAGGTGGTCAGTCTGCAGCTGACGGTCTTGGATG AGTCGTTCAACACGGGCCCTGCCATTGCCATGGGGACAGCGGTCTCGGTGTTGGGCCTGATCGTGACCGGCGTCATGTCTCATCGCCTGTGGAAACGATTCAGATCTCAGTACGAGCTGCCCTAG
- the MADCAM1 gene encoding mucosal addressin cell adhesion molecule 1 isoform X1 encodes MGEPASRLPCKELASGDCLSPSLNSTVSSFLHPGRPADKLVVTPREPVVQYGGSVQLNCSLACVGGTVQWKGLDTNLGSIASFPTHSILHVSSAVVAMAGTKICQGTCHGQYYQHAVNLKVYALPDTLQLETDPRTLEPGQPARLRCSAWQVYPLMGLVLTWYRGDQVLEQPDFDVTETDEELFDIVSTLLVAGEEVGEGMEFKCKVTLSIGQEILTRVASVAVSAGAVTEQPVAMATSTASPWAVVTMTWTPSTAGPGTTTALPPEPSVTTHDPTTALATIPWEPDAETILEPAAATEPLATEGPAPQDLVAGSPTACPATTTLPGSTTKSPPAEAQGTAVDGISWGSPSAEKGTGPSVGTVPACTLRIWSLPPNGTRGRALRIECHARCTGNATVRWLRTPVALSQYREEVVGSSSTLRLDHAEPWHQGHYQCVLLGHRSQVVSLQLTVLDESFNTGPAIAMGTAVSVLGLIVTGVMSHRLWKRFRSQYELP; translated from the exons ATGGGGGAACCAGCGTCCCGTTTGCCTTGTAAGGAACTGGCCTCTGGTGATTGTCTGTCCCCTTCCCTAAACTCCACagtttcctccttcctccacccaGGGCGACCTGCTGACAAGCTGGTGGTGACGCCGCGGGAGCCGGTGGTGCAGTACGGGGGCTCAGTGCAGCTGAACTGCTCCCTGGCCTGCGTCGGGGGCACGGTGCAGTGGAAAGGACTGGACACCAACCTGGGGAGCATCgcctccttccccacccacaGCATCCTGCATGTCAGCAGTGCCGTGGTCGCCATGGCGGGCACCAAGATCTGCCAGGGCACATGCCATGGGCAGTACTACCAGCACGCTGTTAACCTGAAGGTCTACG CCCTCCCGGACACgctgcagctggagacagaCCCCCGCACCCTGGAGCCGGGGCAGCCCGCCAGACTGCGCTGCTCGGCCTGGCAGGTGTACCCGCTCATGGGGCTGGTCCTCACCTGGTACCGGGGGGACCAAGTGCTGGAGCAGCCAGACTTCGATGTCACGGAGACTGATGAGGAGCTGTTTGACATCGTGTCCACGCTGCtggtggctggggaggaggtgggagaagggatGGAGTTCAAGTGCAAGGTGACGCTGAGCATCGGGCAGGAGATCCTCACCCGGGTGGCATCTGTGGCCGTGAGCGCTGGGG CTGTGACGGAGCAGCCGGTGGCCATGGCCACCTCCACGGCGAGCCCCTGGGCAGTGGTGACTATGACATGGACACCCAGCACAGCCGGGCCCGGGACCACCACAGCGCTGCCCCCAGAGCCAAGTGTCACCACACATGATCCCACCACAGCCCTGGCCACCATACCGTGGGAGCCTGATGCTGAGACCATCCTGGAGCCGGCTGCTGCCACCGAACCCCTCGCCACAGAGGGCCCTGCTCCCCAGGACCTTGTCGCAGGCAGTCCCACGGCATGTCCAGCCACCACCACGCTTCCTGGCTCCACCACCAAGAGCCCCCCAGCTGAAGCGCAGGGGACGGCTGTGGACGGCATCAGCTGGGGGTCTCCCTCGGCGGAAAAGGGGACAGGGCCATCCGTGGGGACAGTGCCCGCCTGCACATTGCGGATCTGGTCGCTGCCTCCCAACGGGACGCGGGGCAGGGCTCTGCGCATCGAGTGCCACGCACGGTGCACAGGGAATGCCACCGTCCGCTGGCTGCGGACCCCCGTGGCCCTCTCGCAGTACCGGGAGGAGGTGGTGGGCAGCAGCTCCACACTGCGGCTGGACCACGCTGAGCCCTGGCACCAGGGCCACTACCAGTGTGTCCTGCTCGGCCACCGCTCCCAGGTGGTCAGTCTGCAGCTGACGGTCTTGGATG AGTCGTTCAACACGGGCCCTGCCATTGCCATGGGGACAGCGGTCTCGGTGTTGGGCCTGATCGTGACCGGCGTCATGTCTCATCGCCTGTGGAAACGATTCAGATCTCAGTACGAGCTGCCCTAG
- the BSG gene encoding basigin isoform X1, translated as MAAGTVGPCGFLVVLLLGGLAAGVAGTTGFIKSPLSQKRLTQDSVELYCEAIGNPIPEIQWWFEGNEPNETCAQLWDGARQDRVKINATYNLHSTSTIYIANLTSDDSGMYECRASNDPDRNHLSKSPKVKWIRSQANVFVIERPEVKGYMNNASVNRILYCNMTEPSSAIEGHEWMLGDKIVKKDMEPSTFTSYTIEGKVEEHSGIYKCVYKTNLETNPVIKGEISVEVPPQVMAYKKSEHGNEGDTGVLTCKNPSFPDVTSWNWYKKGQEPIVNGSGRYIIKSSGNKTELRILKLNIEEDTGDYHCNATNSQGSGGATVNLRVRSRLAALWPFLGIVAEVLVLVTIIFIYEKRRKPDEVLDDDDGGSAPLKSNATNHKDKNVRQRNAN; from the exons ATGGCGGCGGGCACGGTCGGGCCGTGCGGTTTCTTGGTGGTGCTCCTCCTCGGCGGGCTGGCCGCTGGCGTCGCGGGGACAA CTGGTTTTATAAAGTCACCGCTGTCTCAAAAGAGACTGACTCAGGACAGCGTCGAGTTGTACTGCGAGGCGATTGGCAATCCTATCCCTGAGATCCAGTGGTGGTTTGAGGGAAACGAGCCAAATGAGACCTGTGCTCAGCTCTGGGATGGTGCACGGCAGGACCGTGTCAAAATCAACGCCACCTACAACCTGCACTCTACCAGTACCATCTACATCGCAAACCTCACAAGCGACGACTCGGGCATGTATGAGTGCCGGGCTAGCAACGACCCTGACCGCAACCACTTGTCGAAGAGCCCCAAAGTCAAGTGGATCCGTTCCCAGGCAAACGTTTTTGTCATTGAAC GTCCAGAAGTCAAAGGTTATATGAACAATGCTTCTGTCAACCGGATCCTCTACTGCAACATGACTGAGCCTTCCTCTGCCATTGAGGGTCACGAGTGGATGCTCGGGGACAAGATAGTTAAAAAGGACATGGAGCCAAGTACTTTCACCAGTTACAC AATTGAGGGGAAGGTGGAAGAGCACTCTGGCATCTATAAATGTGTCTACAAAACAAACCTAGAAACAAACCCAGTGATAAAAGGAGAAATCTCTGTTGAAG TTCCACCCCAAGTGATGGCATACAAGAAGTCTGAGCATGGGAATGAGGGGGACACAGGTGTACTGACCTGCAAGAATCCCTCTTTCCCCGATGTCACCTCTTGGAACTGGTACAAAAAAGGTCAAGAG cccatTGTCAATGGTTCTGGTCGATACATTATCAAGTCCAGTGGCAACAAGACAGAGTTACGCATTCTTAAACTGAATATTGAGGAGGATACAGGTGATTACCACTGCAATGCCACCAACTCTCAAGGCTCTGGTGGTGCTACGGTAAACCTGCGTGTACGCAGCCGCCTGGCAGCACTCTGGCCCTTCCTGGGTATTGTGGCAGAAGTCCTTGTTCTTGTCACCATCATCTTCATCTACgagaagaggaggaagccaGATGAGGTTCTTGATG ATGATGATGGAGGTTCTGCACCACT gaAGAGCAATGCCACAAACCACAAGGACAAGAATGTCCGCCAGAGAAATGCTAACTAA
- the TPGS1 gene encoding LOW QUALITY PROTEIN: tubulin polyglutamylase complex subunit 1 (The sequence of the model RefSeq protein was modified relative to this genomic sequence to represent the inferred CDS: deleted 1 base in 1 codon), whose protein sequence is MAAYEKRRAAAAPAPAPAPAAGAGWRSRLARRAGALGSEAEFLLRAGVTAMVREALLKVLEARPEEPVSFLADYFERLVLGSPGAAGEAAAELPGPPQRLARALWYVRLAHHSHRTAFDSNAGAAYEVLGASGRRRKAGVDGRLYSELLRRICQHGGAPAEAAAALLGRVRCRDHEAVPFDVFRYGVLTCFVLLEFAAKADALFGVLDSGSGAADGRVCQAVLRALEDALGTGNFSLPGRYLEAGSKLGPDGLALAMDQALQERKLGTSMSRDEFLKKATALFVAKVKPVE, encoded by the exons ATGGCGGCGTACGAGAagcggcgggcggccgccgccccggccccggccccggccccggcggcgggc gcgggctGGCGGAGCCGGCTCGCGCGGCGGGCCGGCGCGCTGGGGAGCGAGGCGGAGTTCCTGCTGCGGGCCGGCGTCACCGCCATGGTGCGGGAGGCGCTGCTGAAGGTGCTGGAGGCGCGGCCCGAGGAGCCCGTCTCCTTCCTGGCCGACTACTTCGAGCGGCTGGTGCTGGGCAgccccggcgcggcgggcgAGGCCGCCGCGGAGCTCCCGGGGCCTCCGCAGCGCCTGGCCCGGGCGCTGTGGTACGTGCGCCTGGCTCACCACTCCCACAg GACGGCTTTCGACAGCAACGCCGGCGCAGCCTACGAGGTGCTGGGCGCCAGCGGCCGGCGGCGGAAGGCAGGCGTGGACGGGCGGCTGTACAGCGAGCTGCTGCGGCGCATCTGCCAGCACGGGGGAGCgccggcggaggcggcggcggcgctgctgGGGCGAGTCCGCTGCCGTGACCACGAGGCCGTGCCTTTCGACGTCTTCCGCTACGGCGTCCTCACCTGCTTCGTGCTGCTGGAGTTCGCAGCCAAGGCGGACGCGCTCTTCGGCGTCCTGGACAGCGGCTCCGGCGCCGCCGACGGGAGGGTCTGCCAGGCCGTGCTGCGGGCGCTGGAGGATGCGCTGGGCACCGGCAACTTCTCTCTCCCCGGCCGCTACCTGGAGGCAGGCTCCAAGCTGGGGCCGGATGGCCTGGCCCTGGCCATGGACCAGGCACTGCAGGAGAGGAAGCTTGGCACCTCCATGAGCAGGGATGAGTTCCTGAAGAAAGCCACTGCCTTGTTCGTTGCAAAAGTGAAGCCCGTTGAGTAA
- the BSG gene encoding basigin isoform X3 encodes MAAGTVGPCGFLVVLLLGGLAAGVAGTSPEVKGYMNNASVNRILYCNMTEPSSAIEGHEWMLGDKIVKKDMEPSTFTSYTIEGKVEEHSGIYKCVYKTNLETNPVIKGEISVEVPPQVMAYKKSEHGNEGDTGVLTCKNPSFPDVTSWNWYKKGQEPIVNGSGRYIIKSSGNKTELRILKLNIEEDTGDYHCNATNSQGSGGATVNLRVRSRLAALWPFLGIVAEVLVLVTIIFIYEKRRKPDEVLDDDDGGSAPLKSNATNHKDKNVRQRNAN; translated from the exons ATGGCGGCGGGCACGGTCGGGCCGTGCGGTTTCTTGGTGGTGCTCCTCCTCGGCGGGCTGGCCGCTGGCGTCGCGGGGACAA GTCCAGAAGTCAAAGGTTATATGAACAATGCTTCTGTCAACCGGATCCTCTACTGCAACATGACTGAGCCTTCCTCTGCCATTGAGGGTCACGAGTGGATGCTCGGGGACAAGATAGTTAAAAAGGACATGGAGCCAAGTACTTTCACCAGTTACAC AATTGAGGGGAAGGTGGAAGAGCACTCTGGCATCTATAAATGTGTCTACAAAACAAACCTAGAAACAAACCCAGTGATAAAAGGAGAAATCTCTGTTGAAG TTCCACCCCAAGTGATGGCATACAAGAAGTCTGAGCATGGGAATGAGGGGGACACAGGTGTACTGACCTGCAAGAATCCCTCTTTCCCCGATGTCACCTCTTGGAACTGGTACAAAAAAGGTCAAGAG cccatTGTCAATGGTTCTGGTCGATACATTATCAAGTCCAGTGGCAACAAGACAGAGTTACGCATTCTTAAACTGAATATTGAGGAGGATACAGGTGATTACCACTGCAATGCCACCAACTCTCAAGGCTCTGGTGGTGCTACGGTAAACCTGCGTGTACGCAGCCGCCTGGCAGCACTCTGGCCCTTCCTGGGTATTGTGGCAGAAGTCCTTGTTCTTGTCACCATCATCTTCATCTACgagaagaggaggaagccaGATGAGGTTCTTGATG ATGATGATGGAGGTTCTGCACCACT gaAGAGCAATGCCACAAACCACAAGGACAAGAATGTCCGCCAGAGAAATGCTAACTAA
- the BSG gene encoding basigin isoform X2 — protein sequence MAAGTVGPCGFLVVLLLGGLAAGVAGTTGFIKSPLSQKRLTQDSVELYCEAIGNPIPEIQWWFEGNEPNETCAQLWDGARQDRVKINATYNLHSTSTIYIANLTSDDSGMYECRASNDPDRNHLSKSPKVKWIRSQANVFVIERPEVKGYMNNASVNRILYCNMTEPSSAIEGHEWMLGDKIVKKDMEPSTFTSYTIEGKVEEHSGIYKCVYKTNLETNPVIKGEISVEVPPQVMAYKKSEHGNEGDTGVLTCKNPSFPDVTSWNWYKKGQEPIVNGSGRYIIKSSGNKTELRILKLNIEEDTGDYHCNATNSQGSGGATVNLRVRSRLAALWPFLGIVAEVLVLVTIIFIYEKRRKPDEVLDGSAPLKSNATNHKDKNVRQRNAN from the exons ATGGCGGCGGGCACGGTCGGGCCGTGCGGTTTCTTGGTGGTGCTCCTCCTCGGCGGGCTGGCCGCTGGCGTCGCGGGGACAA CTGGTTTTATAAAGTCACCGCTGTCTCAAAAGAGACTGACTCAGGACAGCGTCGAGTTGTACTGCGAGGCGATTGGCAATCCTATCCCTGAGATCCAGTGGTGGTTTGAGGGAAACGAGCCAAATGAGACCTGTGCTCAGCTCTGGGATGGTGCACGGCAGGACCGTGTCAAAATCAACGCCACCTACAACCTGCACTCTACCAGTACCATCTACATCGCAAACCTCACAAGCGACGACTCGGGCATGTATGAGTGCCGGGCTAGCAACGACCCTGACCGCAACCACTTGTCGAAGAGCCCCAAAGTCAAGTGGATCCGTTCCCAGGCAAACGTTTTTGTCATTGAAC GTCCAGAAGTCAAAGGTTATATGAACAATGCTTCTGTCAACCGGATCCTCTACTGCAACATGACTGAGCCTTCCTCTGCCATTGAGGGTCACGAGTGGATGCTCGGGGACAAGATAGTTAAAAAGGACATGGAGCCAAGTACTTTCACCAGTTACAC AATTGAGGGGAAGGTGGAAGAGCACTCTGGCATCTATAAATGTGTCTACAAAACAAACCTAGAAACAAACCCAGTGATAAAAGGAGAAATCTCTGTTGAAG TTCCACCCCAAGTGATGGCATACAAGAAGTCTGAGCATGGGAATGAGGGGGACACAGGTGTACTGACCTGCAAGAATCCCTCTTTCCCCGATGTCACCTCTTGGAACTGGTACAAAAAAGGTCAAGAG cccatTGTCAATGGTTCTGGTCGATACATTATCAAGTCCAGTGGCAACAAGACAGAGTTACGCATTCTTAAACTGAATATTGAGGAGGATACAGGTGATTACCACTGCAATGCCACCAACTCTCAAGGCTCTGGTGGTGCTACGGTAAACCTGCGTGTACGCAGCCGCCTGGCAGCACTCTGGCCCTTCCTGGGTATTGTGGCAGAAGTCCTTGTTCTTGTCACCATCATCTTCATCTACgagaagaggaggaagccaGATGAGGTTCTTGATG GTTCTGCACCACT gaAGAGCAATGCCACAAACCACAAGGACAAGAATGTCCGCCAGAGAAATGCTAACTAA
- the CDC34 gene encoding ubiquitin-conjugating enzyme E2 R1, whose amino-acid sequence MARPLVPSSQKALLLELKGLQEEPVEGFRVNLVDEGDLYNWEVAIFGPPNTYYEGGYFKARLRFPIDYPYSPPAFRFLTKMWHPNIYETGDVCISILHPPVDDPQSGELPSERWNPTQNVRTILLSVISLLNEPNTFSPANVDASVMYRKWKESKGKDREYTDIIRKQVLGTKVDAERDGVKVPTTLAEYCVKTKTPAPDEGSDLFYDDYYEDDEMEEEADSCYGDEDDSGNEES is encoded by the exons ATGGCGCGGCCCCTCGTGCCCAGCTCGCAGAAGgcgctgctgctggagctgaaagggctgcaggaggagcccGTGGAAGGGTTCCGGGTCAACCTGGTGGACGAGGGGGACCTCTACAACTGGGAGGTGGCCATCTTCGGCCCCCCGAACACCTACTATGAGGGCGGGTACTTCaag GCTCGTCTCCGGTTTCCCATTGACTACCCCTattctcctcctgcctttaGGTTCTTAACCAAAATGTGGCACCCCAATATCTACGAG ACTGGCGATGTCTGCATCTCCATCCTCCACCCGCCGGTGGACGACCCGCAGAGCGGGGAGCTGCCGTCCGAGCGGTGGAACCCCACCCAGAACGTGCG GACCATTCTCCTGAGCGTGATCTCGCTGCTGAATGAACCCAACACATTTTCTCCAGCCAATGTGGATGCCTCCGTGATGTACCGCAAATGGAAGGAGAGCAAAGGGAAGGACCGGGAGTACACGGACATCATCAG GAAGCAAGTCTTGGGCACAAAGGTGGATGCTGAGCGGGATGGTGTGAAGGTCCCCACCACACTGGCAGAGTACTGTGTGAAGACCAAGACTCCAGCCCCAGATGAGGGCTCAGACCTCTTCTATGATGACTATTATGAGGATGATGagatggaggaggaagcagaCAGCTGTTACGGTGATGAGGATGACTCTGGCAATGAGGAATCTTGA